CCACTCAAGTCGTGATTCTTTCCCGGGACGAAGCCAAACAGCACTTTATGCGGCTTGAGTATATGCAAGTGGATTCTGCTACCGACGAGGTTATCTACCGGAATTTCCGCAATCTCCTGACCTTCCGAATCGGTGATGTACGTGACTTTCATAGCGTCAGTTCTGCGTTACGTGGGATCGACATCGTGTTCAATGCAGCTGCGCTCAAACAGGTGCCAACGTGTGAATACTTTCCATATGAAGCTGTCCGTACAAATATTGAAGGCCCAGAGAATATTGTTCGTGCCATCCGCGAATTTGGGCTACCGGTACAAACAGTTGTTGGCATTTCAACCGACAAAGCCTGCAAGCCGATTAATGTTATGGGCATGACTAAGGCTATTCAGGAACGCGTTTTTATCCGTGCCAACCTAGACTGTCTCGCGACCCGTTTCATCTGTGTGCGTTACGGCAATGTGCTGGCTTCGCGCGGCTCAGTGATTCCGCTGTTTCATAAGCAAATCCGAAGCGGCGGTCCCCTCACAATCACTAGCCGTGAAATGACCCGTTACCTGATGAGTCTTAACGAAGCCGTCGATATTATCTTTACCGCGTTACGGGAAGCTAATCCAGGGGACACCTATGTCGCCAAAATTCCCTCCGCGCGGATTGTCGATTTGGCCGAAGTGCTTATCGGAGATCGTCAGGTTGACGTTCAAGTCATCGGAACACGCCCCGGTGAGAAGCTGCATGAGATTCTGGTCTCTGAGGAGGAAGTTTTTCGCACAGTCGAGCGCGGCAATTATTTCGCGATTCTTCCCATGCTGCCCGAGCTGCAGGTGAGCGGAGATGAAAAGCGGCCTTTGACGGAGGAGTACAGTTCTGCCAGTCACCCGTTGGACAAAGACGGACTGTATAACATGTTAAAACGCCACCGCCTGTTTGTAGAAGACCAACCTGAATTCGAGAAAGAACTGCTACGGTGAAAGTTATAACTCTTTTTGGAACTCGTCCGGAGATTATTCGCCTCAGTCAGGTTATTAAGCATCTAGACCAGTTCTGTGAACAGATTCTCGTTCATACTGGCCAGAATTATGACCCGAATTTGAGCGATATTTTTCTTCGTGATCTAGAACTGCGTCAGCCCGATGTCCATATGAGTATTCGCGGCGATAATTTTGCAGAGCAAGTCAGTGCGATTATGCAACAAGCCGGCGCGCTGTTTCGCGAGTACCAACCTGATCGTGTATTAATCTTAGGGGATACGAACAGTGGGTTAGCAGCGGTAATTGCCGCACGGATGGGTATTCCGGTATTTCACATGGAGGCGGGTAATCGCTGTTACGACAATCGCGTACCAGAAGAGATCAATCGCCGCGTGATCGATCACTGCAGTGACATTTTGATGCCTTATACGCATCGTAGCAAAGAAAACCTAATACGAGAAGGCATTGAGCGCCAACGAATTTACGTTATCGGGAACCCGATTTTTGAAGTGCTGGAAAATTATGCTGGTCTGATCGTGGCCAGTGGAGCACTGGAGCAGTATGGCATCGAAAAGGGTGAATATTTTCTAGTTTCTCTGCACCGTGCTGAGAACGTCGATAATCCTAGTAGGTTGACCGGCTTGTTGACCGGGTTAGGACAACTCGCCGATAAATACCAACTGCCGATAATTGTCAGTCTGCATCCCCGCACTGCCAACAAAATGGACCTTTTCGGCCTATCGTCTACGTCAGAATTGGTGCGCATGATGACACCGATGGGCTTCTTCGACTTTGTCACCTTAGAGAAGAATGCACGCTGTGTAATTAGTGACAGCGGCACTGTACAAGAAGAATGCAGCATCTTCAGGATTCCTAATGTGACGTTGAGAGATGTGACAGAACGTGCCGAAACCATTGAAGTGGGGAGCAATATCTTGTCCGGTGGCGCGCCAGAGGATTTGCTGCGAGCAGTTGATGTTGTGCTTAGATCGTCCGCCGAATGGATACCACCAATTGAGTACACTGAAAAACACGTTGCATCAACTGTCGCGAAAATTGTGTTGGGGTATCATCGCCTCCTTAGTTGAGGAGAGGGTATGCGGATTGTGCTATTGTCACAATGGTGTGCACCTGAGCCTGATGTTCGTGTGGCCTCACTTGCTCGGGAATTAGTGAAGCTGGGACACGAGGTAACTGTGCTGACAGGTTTTCCCAACTACCCTCATGGACGTCTTTATCCCGGGTATCGTCTGAAACTCTGGCAGCATGAGGAATTGTATGGGGCAAAGATTGTTCGCGTGCTGCTGTATCCCGATCACAGTCAATCTAAAGTGAAACGAGTACTCAATTACTTCAGTTTTGCCTCATTTGCATCAATTCTAGGTCCTCTGATGTCAGGATCTATCGACGTTATGTGGGTCTATCACCCACCCCTCACGGTTGCAATACCCGCATTGTGGATTAGTCTGCTGCGGCGTGTACCGTTTGTTTACGGAATTATGGACATGTGGCCGGAAACTTTGATTGCAACCGGCATGGTACGTGACGGCGTGGGAATAAGGCTGCTAGAGAAATTTGCTCACTTCGTGTATCGTCACGCAGCTGCCCTTACGGTTGTTTCGCCTGGTTTCAAGGACAATTTGATTCAAAAGGGTGTTTCTCCGGAAAGGATCCATGTAATTCCCAATGGAGCAGACGAGAACATTTTTCGACCTGTGGATCGCGATCCCGACCTAGGCGAACAGTATAATCTTATAGGCCATTTTAACATTCTGTTCGGCGGCAATATGGGGCCTGCGCAAAGTTTAGAGATGGCCATCGAAGCCGCTGCATTGTTGATCGACCTGCCAGAAGTCAAATTTACTTTTGTCGGAGATGGCATATCGGTTAGTGATCTCAAAGCACAAGCCGCCGCTAAAAATCTGACCAATGTGCAGTTTGTCGGACAACAGCCCATGGCTGAAATGGCACGCTTTCACTCGTGGGCAGATGTTCTGCTGGTCCAGTTACGCGACGAGCCACTTTTCCATATCACAATTCCATCCAAGATCCTGGCTTATCTGGCCTCGGGGCGACCAATTTTGTGTGCTGTTCCAGGAGATGGGGCAGATGTAGTTCGAGAAGCCAAAGCAGGTCTAATTTGCCTCCCCAACGACCCCCGCACTTTAGCTGCTAAGGTCCGTGAGTTGTATTTAATGCCTGCGGATGAACGGGAAAGGATGGGACAAAATGGACGCCGGTTTTTCTTGGAACAGTTTTCTAGTAACGTCCTTGTTTGCAAATATGAGGCTGTATTCAATCATGTAATTCAAAATAAGCGTAATCCCCAGAAAAAGTGATGCAACAACTCCATCCTATTTTGAAGCGATTGATTGATATTGCTGCGGCATTAGTTGGCTTGATAGTGCTTTCGCCTCTCTTGTTGGTTATGGCACTCTTGATTTGGATCAAGCGCGGCTCGCCCATCTTCTTCCGCCAGCAGCGACCCGGCCTCCACGGCAAACCCTTCACGTTGCTTAAATTCCGCACGATGACCGATGCGCGCGACGCATACGGCGACCTATTTCCCGACGCGGAGCGCCTCACCTCTTTCGGTCAATTCCTGCGCCGCACGAGCTTGGATGAACTCCCCGAATTGTTCAATGTGTTGTGCGGTGACATGAGCCTCGTGGGGCCCCGCCCGCTGCTGATGCAGTACCTTGATCTCTACACGCCGGAACAAGCCCGGCGCCACGAAGTCCGTCCGGGTATCACGGGATGGGCGCAGATCAACGGGCGCAACGCGCTCTCATGGGAAGAGAAATTTGAATTGGATGTCTGGTATGTGGATCACCTGTGTTTGTGGTTGGACTTAAAGATACTCACCCTAACCGTATGGAAGGTTCTTCGCAAGGAGGGGATCAGCCAGGAAGGTTATGCTACCATGCCTGAATTTTCTGGACCGGAGACATACACACACCGAGAATAAGGTGGAGAATACTGTCCAATGACACCGAAACAAATTGCGGTATATGGAGGGGGTGGATTTGCTCGCGAAGTTGCTTGGTTAGTGCAGTCATGCAACCGTGACGGCGATAGGTATCGAGTAGTCTGTTTTATTGATGATGATACGGAGTTGCATGGAACTAAATTGAACGGTATTCCGGTTGTTGGGCTGCAAGAAGCATACCTGCAGTTTCCGCTGGCGAACGTTGTGGGTGGAATTGGTTCCCCTGCGACTCGTGAGAAAACTATTCTGAAGGCGGCGGAATTAGGGTTTGAGTTTGAGATGGTGATTCACCCGAGCGTTGAACGAAGCGAGTGGGTTGAATTTGGCGAAGGGGCGGTTATTTGCGCCGGAACTATTCTAACGACCAATATCGTTCTGGGCCGGCATGTACAGATTAATCTTGATTGTACTATTGGGCACGATGTGCAGATGGATGACTTTGCAACACTTGCCCCTGGCGTTCATGTTTCGGGGTGTGTGCATATTGGAAAACGCGCATATGTCGGGACTGGCGCTGTGATTATCAATGGAACACAGGATGCCCCTCTTATTATTGAAGATGATGCGATTATTGGGGCTGGAGCATGCGTTACTAAGCATGTCCCGGCGGGTTTAACCGTTGTTGGCGTGCCCGCCAAACCCTTGCTACGAGGCTAAGAAGGTACTCATGCAAAAAATTCCCATGTCCTCACCGGACATCACGTCTATAGAAATCGACGCGCTTAACCAGGTTCTGATCACCCGCTGGCTCAGCCTAGGACCCAAGATCGGCGAGTTCGAGCAAGCATTTGCAGGTTATGCGCACGCGAAAAACGCTATCGCCGTCAACTCCGGTACAAGCAGTTTGCATCTCGCGATGATTGCCGCGGGTGTTAGTGATGGGGACGAGGTGATCACGCCTTCGTTTAGCTTCATCGCGTCGGCCAACTGTGTGCTATATGAACGTGGCAACCCCATTTTCGTAGACATTGATCCCGAGACCAGCAATATCGATCCCAATTTAATCGAGGAGGCTATTACCGAACGAACCAGGGCAATTATCCCTGTCCACGCTTTTGGGCAGCCCGCTGACATGGACCCGATCCTTGAAATCGCCAGGAAGTACAATCTGGTCGTGATTGAAGATGCCTGCGAGGCGATTGGCGCTGAATATAAGGGCCGCCGAGCGGGAACGTTAGGTGAAGCTGCGACATTCGCCTTCTACCCAAACAAGCAGATGACCACTGGCGAGGGCGGCATGATTGTCACGGATAACGAGGAATGGGCGAACTTGTTCCGCAGCCTGCGTAATCAGGGTCGTGATATCTTCGACGCTTGGCTAAACCACACTCGCCTCGGTTACAACTACCGCATGGATGAGATGAGCGCGGCGCTGGGTCTCGTGCAGGTGCAGCGTATCGAGGAACTGCTCGCCAATCGCGATCAGGTCGCGGCGTGGTATAACGAGCGCATTGATCAGATTGGCGGTATTCGAAAGCCCTATATCGCCGAGACAACCACGCGCATGAGCTGGTTCGTATACGTGATCCGCTGTCAGGATGGAGTTGATCGCAACGCGCTCATGGACTACCTCCAGGCACATGGCATCCCCTCCCGCCCCTACTTTGTGCCGATCCACCTTCAGCCTTTTTACCAGGAGAAGTTCGGCTGGAAGCACGGGGATCTGCCGAACACGGAAAAGGCCGGAGATACCTTTCTCGCCCTACCCTTTTCCGGTGTCATGACAAAGGAACAAGTGGATTATGTGTGCGATCATCTTCGTGATGGGATTGAAGTCGCGCAGTACTCAAGCGTGAGAAACTCGGCGACCGCTGATTAGCTCCCGTATAGGTTTGGCAACCGAAGCCGCGATGACGATATCCAGCGGCTTTTTGTTTGGAGATCTGAAGTGGGTCTCAAAATATGAGAAGGCAACAGATCCTTGCTTACTTCCAGAACCCCCTGCTCCGCTGGGCGCTCACTCTTACCTGGACGGCCATCGCCGCATCACTAATGCTGTCGCCATCCGGCGACGGAACTACTGTGACATGGGTCTCGAAGCTCTTTGGCGGCACGGAAACCACAGACGCCATCGGACACGTCATCATCAACACGATTCTGGCGTTTCTGTGGTGCTGGACACTCAGCCTCTATTCCGGCACAGGAAAAACAACTCGGCTGGTTCTGTTTGGCGGCTTCATCTGGTGCTGTGGAGCGGAGTCTTTACAGTACTTTGTGCCTGAACGCGGAACGTCGCTGCTCGACCTCTCGGCGAACTTTCTGGGCGTTTTCGTGGGGCTGGCCATCTACCGAGCGCTAGACCGCTACCACCCTACTCTGTTGGGATTTGTGGACAGGCGCTGATATTGCCCTCCAGAATTATTCTCGTTTAGGGAGCCGGCCCAGAGCCGGCCTAGGTCGCGTAGTACCTCAAATTAACCGTTAACCGCGTTGCATGCTATGGGATGCAATCGGCTACAGCCATACTGCTTTGTGCCTCTTCCGCGCTCTAGAATCAGCCCTCGTCGATAGTCAGCTCGGGGGCTTTTTGTTGGAGTAGAATAGGAGATAGAGGCTGGAGCAGATCCCCAGCGCCAGATATTTTTGTGGAGGTCAAGATGTCCAAGCGGTTACGCGCCGTAGTCGTGTGCACGCTGGCCTTCGTCGCAGTCCCCTTCCCCGCCCCCAGCGCCTTTGCTCAAAACAATTCGCTCACCTTCGATTTAGAATGGAACTCCAGTGCGGACCTCGACCTGATGGTCGAGGAACCAGACGGAACCTGGATCGACTACGATGATCCCTCGTCTGCGTCCGGCGGGACACTGGATGCTTCTCAGGGGAACAATTTCTGCGAGGATACCAGCCCCACTCCGCGGGAAGGCGTTTCCTGGCTCAACAACGCCCCGACCGGTACGTACTGGATTGACATCGCCTTCTTTGATGCGTGTGGAGCCACCGAGGCCCAATCCTTCACGCTCACGATCACCAGTAACGGCCAGGTCATCGAACAGATTCAGAGCGTGGTATTCGCTGGTGAAGGTAACACACGTGTCTTCAACTTCATCTACCCCGATGCCAGTATTTTTTCCGCGCTAGCAGAGGACAATGCGCCGGAAGCGAGCGGTGCGTTAGGTGGGATTCTCGGCGGAACTGCAGACAAACCGACTGCTACGCCTGCCAGCCTTACCGGCCAACTTGAGCCTCAGGCGGGTCCGAAACCATCCGCCACGCCCCTGAATACGCAACCGACCTCTGATGCGAACACTGGGCCGATAGAGATGGGAAGCAGTGATACGATCGATGTGCCACGCGGTCCACTGCGTGTGCAGCTTACGTGGCCCAGCGTGCCTGACTTCGATCTGGACCTCATGGCGAAGGAACTCGGCACGATGATCTCCTATGATGAGCCAATCTCTGCCAGCGGCGGCATGTTATCTGAGGACTTCGGCAATTCCTTCTGTGCGAGTCAACCCCTGCCCGACCATGACATGTATGGGGAAGAAATCGCCTGGTCTACTGACCCACTCGGTTCCACACTTGAGGTCTACGTTGCCTTCATCGGAATCTGCGGGCCTTCCGGATTCGTGCTGCCCGGTGATGAGATTGCGCACTTTACCCTCGCGGTGTATGACGCGCAGGGACAGGCGCTCTATGGACCTGTGGAAGGGGCAACTGACATAGAGGGCAGATGGGGTGTGACACTGAGGTTTACTGAGTAGGAGCCTTTACGAGGCCAGCGTTGGAAGGGGACGATGCAATTACGTCCACTAACGCCAATGTGCTTCAATTGGTTGGCTTGAGCTTTGGGCACTTTTTTGCATTCAACTGCGCACAAATTCATCCAGAAGCCTCAAAAGGGCCAAGAATGTCTGCATTTCGGGAAAACAAGCTATTGGGAACAACCTCTGCTTTCAGAACCGTTCTAAGCCAGTGCCCGAAAGTCAGCCAACAAGATAGAATGTTGGGGCACGAGCCGAGCAACGTGTATCCGTGATTCGAGTGGTGCGGAAGAAGGGCAGATATGGCTAATCAACTTCGGGTGACGCTCGAAATCGGACCGAAGGGCAAGAAGGTGGTGGCAGTAGCGCCGGATTGGCCCGGTCTAGAGCGTGGTGCAAAGACCGAGGAGGCCGCGATTGAAAGGTTGCAATCCTATCTTCCACGTTATGCCCAGGTAACGAAGCTAGCTGGGATGGATGGAGAGTTTGCAGCTATTATCACGGTTGACCTTGTCGAGCAATATCTAGGTACGGGATCAACCGACTTCTGGGGTATCTCGTTTGCGTTCTCGAGCATCGACAGGCAAGACATGTCGAGCGGAGAATTGGAACGTGAACTGACTCTGATGCGGGCGTGCTGGGCATTTTTCGACGACGTGCGCTTGCGCGTGTCAGCTGAGATGCAGAAAGGTCCACGAGGAGGTGGGCGGGATCGAGACCACATCGTCCAGCATACACTTCACACGGAGCAGGGTTGGGCGAAGATGATCGGTGTGCTCACCCCCGACGGTGCGGTGCTGACTGACCAGGGGCTGAAAGCGCATCGTGATGCTTATTGCCACGCAATACGGGACTACCACTCACAGGGCAAGTTGGCCGGCAAGATGGCGAAATGGCCGCTCCGGTATCTGATCCGGCATACCGCGTATCACACCCTGGATCACGCTTGGGAAATGGAAGACAAAGACCTGACGAGACGCTAATTGGAGGCTGTCTGAAAAGTCGGCCCTTCTGGTTGCATTTCAAGCAACTTGCTGTCGCCAATCGCTTGCACCGTTCGCTGGAGGAACTTCACCAAAGCGTTAGTGCGGTGATGGCCGACCAGGACACCTTTAACCATCGCAACCGTTTGCGTTTGTTGGATAAATTTCGGCTAATCGCTGTAGCTGAGGTATTCCTGTACCAGTCCATGCGGAGAGAGTCGCGAGCGTCCGGACGGCGGGCTTTGATCGAGTGATGTGCCTGCGCCCTCAATGTGAACCGGCGGCACAGAGTCGTCGTTCCCCGCGCAGTACGAGATCGCATAGGTGCGCCCATCGAGCATGT
This sequence is a window from Aggregatilinea lenta. Protein-coding genes within it:
- a CDS encoding DegT/DnrJ/EryC1/StrS family aminotransferase — its product is MQKIPMSSPDITSIEIDALNQVLITRWLSLGPKIGEFEQAFAGYAHAKNAIAVNSGTSSLHLAMIAAGVSDGDEVITPSFSFIASANCVLYERGNPIFVDIDPETSNIDPNLIEEAITERTRAIIPVHAFGQPADMDPILEIARKYNLVVIEDACEAIGAEYKGRRAGTLGEAATFAFYPNKQMTTGEGGMIVTDNEEWANLFRSLRNQGRDIFDAWLNHTRLGYNYRMDEMSAALGLVQVQRIEELLANRDQVAAWYNERIDQIGGIRKPYIAETTTRMSWFVYVIRCQDGVDRNALMDYLQAHGIPSRPYFVPIHLQPFYQEKFGWKHGDLPNTEKAGDTFLALPFSGVMTKEQVDYVCDHLRDGIEVAQYSSVRNSATAD
- a CDS encoding polysaccharide biosynthesis protein, encoding MQQLLEGKHVLITGGTGSLGKILTRRLLSGELGTPTQVVILSRDEAKQHFMRLEYMQVDSATDEVIYRNFRNLLTFRIGDVRDFHSVSSALRGIDIVFNAAALKQVPTCEYFPYEAVRTNIEGPENIVRAIREFGLPVQTVVGISTDKACKPINVMGMTKAIQERVFIRANLDCLATRFICVRYGNVLASRGSVIPLFHKQIRSGGPLTITSREMTRYLMSLNEAVDIIFTALREANPGDTYVAKIPSARIVDLAEVLIGDRQVDVQVIGTRPGEKLHEILVSEEEVFRTVERGNYFAILPMLPELQVSGDEKRPLTEEYSSASHPLDKDGLYNMLKRHRLFVEDQPEFEKELLR
- the wecB gene encoding non-hydrolyzing UDP-N-acetylglucosamine 2-epimerase; amino-acid sequence: MKVITLFGTRPEIIRLSQVIKHLDQFCEQILVHTGQNYDPNLSDIFLRDLELRQPDVHMSIRGDNFAEQVSAIMQQAGALFREYQPDRVLILGDTNSGLAAVIAARMGIPVFHMEAGNRCYDNRVPEEINRRVIDHCSDILMPYTHRSKENLIREGIERQRIYVIGNPIFEVLENYAGLIVASGALEQYGIEKGEYFLVSLHRAENVDNPSRLTGLLTGLGQLADKYQLPIIVSLHPRTANKMDLFGLSSTSELVRMMTPMGFFDFVTLEKNARCVISDSGTVQEECSIFRIPNVTLRDVTERAETIEVGSNILSGGAPEDLLRAVDVVLRSSAEWIPPIEYTEKHVASTVAKIVLGYHRLLS
- a CDS encoding VanZ family protein; translated protein: MRRQQILAYFQNPLLRWALTLTWTAIAASLMLSPSGDGTTVTWVSKLFGGTETTDAIGHVIINTILAFLWCWTLSLYSGTGKTTRLVLFGGFIWCCGAESLQYFVPERGTSLLDLSANFLGVFVGLAIYRALDRYHPTLLGFVDRR
- a CDS encoding acetyltransferase → MTPKQIAVYGGGGFAREVAWLVQSCNRDGDRYRVVCFIDDDTELHGTKLNGIPVVGLQEAYLQFPLANVVGGIGSPATREKTILKAAELGFEFEMVIHPSVERSEWVEFGEGAVICAGTILTTNIVLGRHVQINLDCTIGHDVQMDDFATLAPGVHVSGCVHIGKRAYVGTGAVIINGTQDAPLIIEDDAIIGAGACVTKHVPAGLTVVGVPAKPLLRG
- a CDS encoding glycosyltransferase family 4 protein, translated to MRIVLLSQWCAPEPDVRVASLARELVKLGHEVTVLTGFPNYPHGRLYPGYRLKLWQHEELYGAKIVRVLLYPDHSQSKVKRVLNYFSFASFASILGPLMSGSIDVMWVYHPPLTVAIPALWISLLRRVPFVYGIMDMWPETLIATGMVRDGVGIRLLEKFAHFVYRHAAALTVVSPGFKDNLIQKGVSPERIHVIPNGADENIFRPVDRDPDLGEQYNLIGHFNILFGGNMGPAQSLEMAIEAAALLIDLPEVKFTFVGDGISVSDLKAQAAAKNLTNVQFVGQQPMAEMARFHSWADVLLVQLRDEPLFHITIPSKILAYLASGRPILCAVPGDGADVVREAKAGLICLPNDPRTLAAKVRELYLMPADERERMGQNGRRFFLEQFSSNVLVCKYEAVFNHVIQNKRNPQKK
- a CDS encoding sugar transferase produces the protein MQQLHPILKRLIDIAAALVGLIVLSPLLLVMALLIWIKRGSPIFFRQQRPGLHGKPFTLLKFRTMTDARDAYGDLFPDAERLTSFGQFLRRTSLDELPELFNVLCGDMSLVGPRPLLMQYLDLYTPEQARRHEVRPGITGWAQINGRNALSWEEKFELDVWYVDHLCLWLDLKILTLTVWKVLRKEGISQEGYATMPEFSGPETYTHRE